In one Alnus glutinosa chromosome 12, dhAlnGlut1.1, whole genome shotgun sequence genomic region, the following are encoded:
- the LOC133852614 gene encoding protein tesmin/TSO1-like CXC 2, which produces MEDSPVFNYISNLSPIGPVKFIQTNCAFNSLTCASPPSVFTSPQIWKHHSFKSEINLHRICSIEQNEEACNWVTLVFDTADLFDVDLSINEEHFKEQDHKSVDPGTMSFISTVLQLPQDNANDLERMESVGTVTCKLCEIGETETQSREIGDLKETDPASAILSSTLLDKLVVSDSSDEVDHKGAEVHAGQMQGTHKNKSIFNCNSSSSVSIQFDCKVASDEKQLVQVNARSGCSSSVVPGSGLHLNALLAASTNSMASRPNQNPLDRFLSLNTLESELLPCDNEAQVIETAPQTSTFAFGEEFDHSSHKRKRLKAEDVGESKGYKRCNCKKSKCLKLYCECFATGLYCVEPCSCQDCFNKPIHENTVLETWRQIESCNPITFAPKVIRSTDAIMDIGDDETKTPASARHKRGCNCKKSSCLKKYCECFQSGVGCTIGYRCTGCKKEFGQKDVSPKSKRVSPPNREFGSSTGWRPGRKMKLILRFIPPFPSLIPLGEQ; this is translated from the exons ATGGAAGATTCTCCTGTATTCAATTACATCAGCAATCTTTCTCCCATTGGGCCAGTCAAGTTCATACAAACTAATTGTGCATTTAATTCACTCACTTGTGCATCTCCTCCATCTGTGTTTACTTCACCACAGATTT GGAAGCACCATTCAtttaaaagtgaaataaatttgCATAGAATCTGTTCAATTGAGCAAAACGAAGAAGCATGCAATTGGGTGACATTGGTTTTTGACACTGCTGATCTGTTTGATGTTGATTTATCTATCAATGAAGAGCATTTTAAGGAGCAAGATCACAAATCAGTTGATCCTGGGACAATGTCTTTTATCTCAACTGTCCTACAACTCCCACAAGACAATGCAAACGATTTAGAGAGGATGGAATCTGTTGGTACCGTCACTTGTAAACTATGTGAAATAGGAGAAacagaaactcaatcaagagaaataggggacCTGAAAGAAACAGATCCAGCATCTGCAATCCTTTCTAGCACCCTATTAGATAAGCTAGTTGTTAGTGATTCAAGTGATGAAGTGGACCACAAGGGAGCAGAAGTGCATGCAGGCCAGATGCAAG GaactcataaaaataaatcaatattcAATTGTAATAGTAGTTCTTCGGTCTCAATACAATTTGATTGTAAAGTAGCCTCTGATGAAAAGCAGTTGGTTCAAGTTAATGCCAGAAGTGGTTGTTCATCATCCGTGGTACCTGGTAGTGGTTTGCACTTGAATGCTCTTTTAGCTGCTTCGACAAACTCAATGGCCTCTAGACCTAATCAGAATCCTCTTGATAGATTCTTGAGTCTAAACACTTTAGAAAGTGAATTGCTTCCATGTGACAATGAAGCTCAGGTTATAGAAACTGCTCCTCAAACATCTACATTTGCTTTTGGTGAAGAGTTTGACCATAGTAGCCATAAAAGAAAGAG GTTAAAGGCGGAAGATGTTGGAGAAAGTAAAGGCTACAAGCGCTGTAATTGTAAGAAGTCAAAATGCTTGAAGCT TTACTGCGAATGCTTTGCTACTGGCCTCTACTGTGTTGAGCCTTGTTCATGCCAAGATTGTTTTAACAAACCTATTCATGAAAACACTGTTCTGGAGACTTGGAGACAGATTGAATCTTGCAACCCAATTACATTTGCTCCCAAAGTGATTAGAAGCACCGATGCTATTATGGACATTGGGG ATGACGAAACCAAAACTCCAGCTTCAGCCAGGCATAAAAGAGGATGCAACTGCAAAAAATCAAGTTGCTTAAAGAAATACTGTGAATGCTTTCAG AGTGGGGTCGGATGTACTATCGGCTATAGATGCACTGGATGTAAAAAAGAGTTTGGTCAAAAGGATG TCTCTCCAAAGTCTAAGAGGGTTTCACCTCCTAATCGAGAATTTGGGTCATCAACTGGTTGGAGGCCTGgtagaaaaatgaaattaattctGAGATTTATCCCACCATTTCCATCTCTCATTCCACTAGGAGAGCAGTAA
- the LOC133851701 gene encoding protein NDL1-like isoform X2, producing the protein MGESSGSVSIDIDMIPLGGKECVVKTSKGSISVFVCGDQEKPALITYPDVGLNYMSCFQGLFFCPDAASLLLHNFCIYHIDAPGHEVGADSISSDVPLLSVDDLADQVAEVLDYFGLKEVLCLGVTAGAYILTLFAMKYPERVLGLILVSPLCKAPSWTEWLYNKVLLNLLYFYGMCGVLKECLLQRYFSKELRCGMHGAESDVIHSFRRLLDERQSLNVMRFLQAINERRDLTKGLKKLQCKTLIFVGDSSEFHAESVYMSAKMGRKSCALVEVQACGSLVTEEHPYAMLIPIEFFLMGLGYYRQQHFASSSSNGSNPTSPSSQSCIAPELLSPESLGIKLKPIKTRVDIEI; encoded by the exons ATGGGCGAGTCAAGTGGCTCGGTTTCCATTGATATTGATATGATACCTTTAGGAGGGAAG GAGTGTGTGGTGAAAACAAGCAAAGGTTCAATCTCTGTGTTTGTATGTGGGGACCAAGAAAAGCCTGCTTTGATAACATACCCAGATGTTGGTCTCAATT ACATGTCTTGTTTCCAAGGCCTCTTCTTTTGCCCAGATGCAGCTTCTTTGCTCCTTCATAACTTCTGCATTTACCACATTGATGCCCCAGGCCATGAG GTGGGAGCTGATTCCATTTCTTCAGATGTTCCATTGCTTAGCGTGGACGATCTTGCAGACCAGGTAGCCGAAGTGCTTGATTATTTCGG GCTGAAAGAGGTTCTGTGCTTAGGTGTAACAGCTGGTGCTTACATCCTTACTCTCTTTGCA ATGAAATATCCAGAGCGGGTGCTTGGGTTAATTCTCGTATCTCCTCTTTGTAAAGCACCCTCATGGACTGAATGGCTCTACAACAAG GTATTGTTGAACTTGTTATACTTTTATGGTATGTGTGGTGTATTGAAGGAATGCCTCCTCCAGCGTTACTTTAGTAAG GAACTTAGGTGTGGCATGCATGGGGCAGAATCAGACGTAATACACAGTTTCAGAAGG TTACTGGATGAAAGGCAAAGTTTGAATGTCATGCGTTTCCTTCAAGCTATTAATGA GAGGCGTGACCTTACAAAGGGCTTGAAGAAGCTGCAGTGCAAGACACTTATTTTTGTAGGTGATAGCAGTGAATTCCATGCTGAATCTGTATATATGAGTGCCAAAATGGGCAGAAAAAGCTGTGCTCTTGTTGAG GTTCAAGCTTGTGGCTCACTAGTGACAGAAGAGCATCCATATGCTATGCTAATTCCTATTGAATTCTTCTTGATGGGGTTGGGTTACTACAGACAACAACATTTTGCTTCCTCATCAAGTAATGGCTCTAACCCAACTAGCCCTTCAAGCCAGTCATGCATAGCGCCAGAACTTCTCTCTCCAGAGAGCCTGGGAATCAAGCTTAAGCCCATCAAAACCCGAGTAGATATTGAAATTTGA
- the LOC133851701 gene encoding protein NDL1-like isoform X1 encodes MGESSGSVSIDIDMIPLGGKECVVKTSKGSISVFVCGDQEKPALITYPDVGLNYMSCFQGLFFCPDAASLLLHNFCIYHIDAPGHELLQVGADSISSDVPLLSVDDLADQVAEVLDYFGLKEVLCLGVTAGAYILTLFAMKYPERVLGLILVSPLCKAPSWTEWLYNKVLLNLLYFYGMCGVLKECLLQRYFSKELRCGMHGAESDVIHSFRRLLDERQSLNVMRFLQAINERRDLTKGLKKLQCKTLIFVGDSSEFHAESVYMSAKMGRKSCALVEVQACGSLVTEEHPYAMLIPIEFFLMGLGYYRQQHFASSSSNGSNPTSPSSQSCIAPELLSPESLGIKLKPIKTRVDIEI; translated from the exons ATGGGCGAGTCAAGTGGCTCGGTTTCCATTGATATTGATATGATACCTTTAGGAGGGAAG GAGTGTGTGGTGAAAACAAGCAAAGGTTCAATCTCTGTGTTTGTATGTGGGGACCAAGAAAAGCCTGCTTTGATAACATACCCAGATGTTGGTCTCAATT ACATGTCTTGTTTCCAAGGCCTCTTCTTTTGCCCAGATGCAGCTTCTTTGCTCCTTCATAACTTCTGCATTTACCACATTGATGCCCCAGGCCATGAG TTGTTGCAGGTGGGAGCTGATTCCATTTCTTCAGATGTTCCATTGCTTAGCGTGGACGATCTTGCAGACCAGGTAGCCGAAGTGCTTGATTATTTCGG GCTGAAAGAGGTTCTGTGCTTAGGTGTAACAGCTGGTGCTTACATCCTTACTCTCTTTGCA ATGAAATATCCAGAGCGGGTGCTTGGGTTAATTCTCGTATCTCCTCTTTGTAAAGCACCCTCATGGACTGAATGGCTCTACAACAAG GTATTGTTGAACTTGTTATACTTTTATGGTATGTGTGGTGTATTGAAGGAATGCCTCCTCCAGCGTTACTTTAGTAAG GAACTTAGGTGTGGCATGCATGGGGCAGAATCAGACGTAATACACAGTTTCAGAAGG TTACTGGATGAAAGGCAAAGTTTGAATGTCATGCGTTTCCTTCAAGCTATTAATGA GAGGCGTGACCTTACAAAGGGCTTGAAGAAGCTGCAGTGCAAGACACTTATTTTTGTAGGTGATAGCAGTGAATTCCATGCTGAATCTGTATATATGAGTGCCAAAATGGGCAGAAAAAGCTGTGCTCTTGTTGAG GTTCAAGCTTGTGGCTCACTAGTGACAGAAGAGCATCCATATGCTATGCTAATTCCTATTGAATTCTTCTTGATGGGGTTGGGTTACTACAGACAACAACATTTTGCTTCCTCATCAAGTAATGGCTCTAACCCAACTAGCCCTTCAAGCCAGTCATGCATAGCGCCAGAACTTCTCTCTCCAGAGAGCCTGGGAATCAAGCTTAAGCCCATCAAAACCCGAGTAGATATTGAAATTTGA